The Littorina saxatilis isolate snail1 linkage group LG15, US_GU_Lsax_2.0, whole genome shotgun sequence genome contains a region encoding:
- the LOC138948647 gene encoding F-box/WD repeat-containing protein 5-like isoform X1 has product MCQVVQTMGGAQTLSVLDLPDSLHLKVFMSLLLQSVRCVSLTCSRLRRIALDQQLWKTMFQRDFKVPESVPLSPQASSWRAEYRRLYDESPAVLCEEVLQHKDEVLNVTFSHNGEMFATCSKDGTVKVWNARTPCTLRFTADMKARFQWRYTRSSQFNKSGTLLLVVGVLDFGLHLNGEVAVFDLEQDFRLVSRSLNAPNDWYSAWYDDCHILTGTLCRANNLESTSAVWLTKASRAVTSERKYATINPFRFKNCSSGHVRMMIVADVTMVTDESQSASVEESTIPTESGMDSFLADSTEKPAEYDGEFSYDSIGATGCAHHSVHSTQDITASLPKHNGTSDILSSRAKKLLIFTLSKEAYDAHIVGIKQMTEEEIRREEEAIEGLQWPVTEDGLLPRTNRDIGGSGCVSEVDYTFNMHGQIIGMALSPDQRYLYVNCRRWLVEDEDEEEMNTPPLSQEIDIHVFDLLTFTKIDTVLRSHKASFSNAAFIYLNVNDLFVVSGAEDSQGYMWDRHYGVHVRCFPHDNVVSSCAFNPVDPEMLVTASDDNKIKIWRSRRQMREMYEKKYI; this is encoded by the exons ATGTGTCAGGTAGTACAGACGATGGGCGGAGCGCAGACTCTCTCAGTGCTGGATCTGCCAGACAGCCTGCATCTGAAGGTGTTCATGTCACTGCTACTGCAGAGCGTGAGGTGCGTTTCTCTCACCTGTTCCCGCTTAAGGCGCATCGCCCTCGATCAACAGCTGTGGAAGACAATGTTTCAGCGAGATTTTAAG gtccCAGAGTCAGTCCCCTTGAGCCCACAAGCGAGTTCCTGGCGGGCAGAGTACCGACGGCTGTACGACGAATCTCCCGCAGTGCTGTGTGAGGAAGTGTTGCAGCACAAGGATGAAGTGCTGAACGTCACTTTCTCTCACAACGGCGAGATGTTTGCAACGTGTTCTAAAGACGGCACAGTCAAG GTGTGGAACGCCAGAACACCGTGCACGCTGCGTTTCACTGCTGACATGAAGGCACGGTTCCAATGGCGATACACAAGGTCCTCTCAGTTCAACAAGTCTGGCACGTTGTTGCTCGTTGTTGGTGTTCTCGACTTTGGATTACACTTGAACGGAGAAGTTGCTGTCTTTGATTTGGAACAAG ATTTCCGACTTGTGAGTCGTAGCTTGAATGCGCCCAATGATTGGTATAGTGCTTGGTATGACGACTGCCACATACTCACCGGGACATTATGCCGTGCCAATAACTTGGAGTCTACGTCTGCTGTGTGGCTTACCAAG GCGTCTCGAGCGGTGACGTCAGAGAGGAAGTATGCTACGATCAACCCTTTCCGCTTCAAAAACTGTAGCAGCGGCCACGTACGAATGATGATAGTTGCTGACGTCACCATGGTTACTGACGAATCCCAGTCAGCCTCCGTTGAAGAATCTACTATTCCTACTGAATCTGGCATGGACAGTTTTCTTGCTGATTCGACAGAAAAGCCTGCAGAGTATGATGGCGAATTTTCTTATGACAGCATTGGTGCAACAGGGTGCGCTCATCATTCTGTTCACTCGACCCAGGACATCACAGCGTCACTCCCCAAACATAATGGCACATCGGACATCCTATCTTCACGGGCGAAAAAACTGCTGATTTTTACCCTGTCCAAGGAGGCATATGATGCGCACATTGTAGGCATCAAACAAATGACAGAAGAAGAGATTCGAAGAGAGGAGGAGGCGATTGAGGGTCTACAGTGGCCGGTAACAGAGGATGGCCTCCTGCCGCGCACGAACCGTGACATTGGTGGCTCTGGATGCGTATCAGAGGTGGACTACACTTTCAACATGCACGGGCAGATTATTGGCATGGCGCTGTCTCCTGACCAGAG GTACCTCTATGTCAACTGTCGCAGATGGCTTGTTGAAGATGAAGACGAGGAAGAGATGAACACACCACCACTCTCCCAGGAGATCGATATCCATGTCTTTGACCTCTTGACCTTCACGAAAATCGACACTGTTTTGAGATCCCATAAAGCATCATTTTCAAACGCCGCCTTTATATATTTGAATGTTAACGATCTTTTCGTCGTCag TGGTGCGGAGGACAGCCAGGGCTACATGTGGGACCGTCATTACGGTGTTCACGTGCGTTGTTTCCCTCACGACAACGTGGTCAGCAGCTGTGCCTTCAACCCTGTGGACCCGGAGATGCTAGTCACCGCCAGTGACGACAACAAGATCAAAATCTGGAGGTCAAGGCGTCAGATGCGAGAAATGTACGAAAAGAAGTACATCTAA
- the LOC138948647 gene encoding F-box/WD repeat-containing protein 5-like isoform X2, protein MGGAQTLSVLDLPDSLHLKVFMSLLLQSVRCVSLTCSRLRRIALDQQLWKTMFQRDFKVPESVPLSPQASSWRAEYRRLYDESPAVLCEEVLQHKDEVLNVTFSHNGEMFATCSKDGTVKVWNARTPCTLRFTADMKARFQWRYTRSSQFNKSGTLLLVVGVLDFGLHLNGEVAVFDLEQDFRLVSRSLNAPNDWYSAWYDDCHILTGTLCRANNLESTSAVWLTKASRAVTSERKYATINPFRFKNCSSGHVRMMIVADVTMVTDESQSASVEESTIPTESGMDSFLADSTEKPAEYDGEFSYDSIGATGCAHHSVHSTQDITASLPKHNGTSDILSSRAKKLLIFTLSKEAYDAHIVGIKQMTEEEIRREEEAIEGLQWPVTEDGLLPRTNRDIGGSGCVSEVDYTFNMHGQIIGMALSPDQRYLYVNCRRWLVEDEDEEEMNTPPLSQEIDIHVFDLLTFTKIDTVLRSHKASFSNAAFIYLNVNDLFVVSGAEDSQGYMWDRHYGVHVRCFPHDNVVSSCAFNPVDPEMLVTASDDNKIKIWRSRRQMREMYEKKYI, encoded by the exons ATGGGCGGAGCGCAGACTCTCTCAGTGCTGGATCTGCCAGACAGCCTGCATCTGAAGGTGTTCATGTCACTGCTACTGCAGAGCGTGAGGTGCGTTTCTCTCACCTGTTCCCGCTTAAGGCGCATCGCCCTCGATCAACAGCTGTGGAAGACAATGTTTCAGCGAGATTTTAAG gtccCAGAGTCAGTCCCCTTGAGCCCACAAGCGAGTTCCTGGCGGGCAGAGTACCGACGGCTGTACGACGAATCTCCCGCAGTGCTGTGTGAGGAAGTGTTGCAGCACAAGGATGAAGTGCTGAACGTCACTTTCTCTCACAACGGCGAGATGTTTGCAACGTGTTCTAAAGACGGCACAGTCAAG GTGTGGAACGCCAGAACACCGTGCACGCTGCGTTTCACTGCTGACATGAAGGCACGGTTCCAATGGCGATACACAAGGTCCTCTCAGTTCAACAAGTCTGGCACGTTGTTGCTCGTTGTTGGTGTTCTCGACTTTGGATTACACTTGAACGGAGAAGTTGCTGTCTTTGATTTGGAACAAG ATTTCCGACTTGTGAGTCGTAGCTTGAATGCGCCCAATGATTGGTATAGTGCTTGGTATGACGACTGCCACATACTCACCGGGACATTATGCCGTGCCAATAACTTGGAGTCTACGTCTGCTGTGTGGCTTACCAAG GCGTCTCGAGCGGTGACGTCAGAGAGGAAGTATGCTACGATCAACCCTTTCCGCTTCAAAAACTGTAGCAGCGGCCACGTACGAATGATGATAGTTGCTGACGTCACCATGGTTACTGACGAATCCCAGTCAGCCTCCGTTGAAGAATCTACTATTCCTACTGAATCTGGCATGGACAGTTTTCTTGCTGATTCGACAGAAAAGCCTGCAGAGTATGATGGCGAATTTTCTTATGACAGCATTGGTGCAACAGGGTGCGCTCATCATTCTGTTCACTCGACCCAGGACATCACAGCGTCACTCCCCAAACATAATGGCACATCGGACATCCTATCTTCACGGGCGAAAAAACTGCTGATTTTTACCCTGTCCAAGGAGGCATATGATGCGCACATTGTAGGCATCAAACAAATGACAGAAGAAGAGATTCGAAGAGAGGAGGAGGCGATTGAGGGTCTACAGTGGCCGGTAACAGAGGATGGCCTCCTGCCGCGCACGAACCGTGACATTGGTGGCTCTGGATGCGTATCAGAGGTGGACTACACTTTCAACATGCACGGGCAGATTATTGGCATGGCGCTGTCTCCTGACCAGAG GTACCTCTATGTCAACTGTCGCAGATGGCTTGTTGAAGATGAAGACGAGGAAGAGATGAACACACCACCACTCTCCCAGGAGATCGATATCCATGTCTTTGACCTCTTGACCTTCACGAAAATCGACACTGTTTTGAGATCCCATAAAGCATCATTTTCAAACGCCGCCTTTATATATTTGAATGTTAACGATCTTTTCGTCGTCag TGGTGCGGAGGACAGCCAGGGCTACATGTGGGACCGTCATTACGGTGTTCACGTGCGTTGTTTCCCTCACGACAACGTGGTCAGCAGCTGTGCCTTCAACCCTGTGGACCCGGAGATGCTAGTCACCGCCAGTGACGACAACAAGATCAAAATCTGGAGGTCAAGGCGTCAGATGCGAGAAATGTACGAAAAGAAGTACATCTAA